In the Oryzias latipes chromosome 23, ASM223467v1 genome, one interval contains:
- the cep83 gene encoding centrosomal protein of 83 kDa isoform X1 yields MLVLLPKSPIICEMTSPTPGWSVPPVQGLEPGVGKHAAVLGLSVGLEGAEKELHKMLIDERMKSETHKTNYQTLKAEHTSLQDEFVRAQTELKRLLSDRQSLQEKTQLLQAELRGQLLDKSRELDQLRLKVMTPERLELLRAQVQQEMEAPVRERFNKLEEEAEKYRSEYNKLRYDYTFLQSQWEQQREEHSRVLEERRICYEAEIARLEKDREELMAQRRDSDRLQDGQRVEALLREKAQLHLRMRGLEAEVAELRALKENSGQQAESVQRIQTRQLTESQAAVKSLEAERQSLRLQLERTEGELHQSLEQSDQLTGRLHKAEREVSALSCQMESLKHSHKLEVDRVRLECARSKAELERERDTLQGQNDGLQTDVEVLKAAVSRSKEVLMEKERDAVKRVQSAREEEQRRTAALHEEKLEMENRLSALEQQRALQDASEQALREEWEERVHSAQQGEELARRELQNLRMKLQQQSLQLEEQERRRAELSDLQQQTQELLAKVGVLSDAESDLTEANRRLRESLERTREELRAARVQAERNQHDAERAEEDRRVEWLEEKHKLQEREAGLQQKYSQLKEKLQRAAVAQKKRKHQTENREKRLRDRIQLLEAKLEELELEAAAAKKRPALSEEHAQLHRRLRELQRRHNEFRRLLLGSQGVFGGGPALLTSSAAAAPLLLSERLPSNDPDADFSVLRRRLESLESAQQQQLEELGSLVQKEADPQPDL; encoded by the exons ATGTTGGTTCTTTTACCAAAATCACCAATTATAT GTGAGATGACCTCCCCGACCCCTGGCTGGTCGGTTCCGCCGGTCCAGGGCCTGGAACCCGGCGTGGGGAAGCATGCGGCCGTGCTGGGGCTTTCTGTGGGGCTGGAGGGGGCGGAGAAGGAGCTGCACAAGATGCTCATCGACGAGAGGATGAAGAGCGAAACCCACAAAACCAACTACCAGACCCTGAAAGCGGAGCACACCAG CCTGCAGGATGAATTCGTGCGGGCGCAGACAGAGCTGAAGCGGCTGCTGAGCGACCGGCAGTCTCTGCAGGAGAAGACGCAGCTGCTGCAGGCGGAGCTGAGAGGACAGCTGCTGGACAAAAGCAGGGAGCTGGATCAGCTCCGGCTGAAG GTGATGACTCCCGAGAGGTTGGAGCTGCTCAGAGCTCAGGTGCAGCAGGAGATGGAGGCTCCGGTGAGGGAGAGGTTCAACAAGCTGGAGGAG gaggcggAGAAGTACAGGTCCGAGTACAACAAGCTGCGGTACGACTACACCTTCCTGCAGTCCCAGTGGGAGCAGCAGAGAGAGGAGCACAGCCGGGTGCTGGAGGAGAGGAGGATCTGCTACGAGGCAGAG ATCGCCCGTCTGGAGAAGGACAGAGAGGAGCTGATGGCTCAGCGTCGGGACTCGGACCGGCTGCAGGACGGGCAGCGAGTGGAGGCTCTGCTGAGGGAGAAAGCCCAGCTCCACCTGCGCATGAGAGGCCTGGAGGCGGAGGTGGCGGAGCTCCGAGCCCTGAAGGAGAACTCGGGCCAGCAGGCCGAGAGCGTGCAGCGGATCCAGACCAGGCAGCTCACGGAGTCCCAGGCGGCGGTGAAGTCACTGGAG gcggAGCGGCAGTCGCTGCGCCTGCAGCTGGAGCGGACGGAGGGCGAACTTCACCAGAGCCTGGAACAGAGCGACCAGCTGACCGGGCGACTGCACAAAGCCGAGCGAGAGGTCAGCGCGCTGTCCTGCCAG ATGGAGAGCCTGAAGCATTCCCACAAGCTGGAGGTGGACCGGGTCCGCCTGGAGTGTGCTCGCTCCAAGGCCGAGCTGGAGAGGGAGAGGGACACCCTGCAGGGGCAGAACGATG GTCTGCAGACAGACGTGGAGGTGCTGAAGGCCGCCGTGAGCAGAAGCAAGGAGGTCCTCATGGAAAAGGAGAGGGACGCCGTCAAGAGGGTGCAGTCTGCTCGGGAGGAGGAGCAGCGCAGAACGGCGGCGCTGCACGAGGAGAA GCTGGAGATGGAGAACCGACTGTCGGCCCTGGAACAGCAGAGGGCGCTGCAGGACGCTTCAGAGCAGGCGCTGAGGGAGGAGTGGGAGGAGCGCGTGCACAGCGCCCAGCAGGGGGAGGAGTTAGCACGGAGGGAGCTGCAGAACCTCAG gatgaagctgcagcagcagagtctgcagctggaggagcaggagaGACGGAGGGCGGAGCTATCGGACCTGCAGCAG CAGACCCAGGAGCTCCTCGCCAAAGTGGGCGTGCTCTCAGACGCCGAGAGCGACCTGACGGAGGCGAACCGCAGGTTACGGGAAAGTCTGGAGCGAACCAGGGAGGAGCTGCGGGCGGCGCGGGTCCAGGCCGAGAGGAACCAGCACGACGCAGAGAG GGCGGAGGAGGACCGGCGGGTGGAGTGGCTGGAGGAGAAGCACAAGCTGCAGGAAAGAGAGGCGGGGCTGCAGCAGAAGTACTCGCAGCTCAAGGAGAAACTGCAGAGAGCCGCTGTGGCTCAGAAGAAG AGGAAACACCAGACCGAGAACCGCGAGAAGAGGCTGAGGGACAGAATTCAGCTGCTGGAGGCCaagctggaggagctggagctggaagctgcagccgCTAAGAA GCGTCCGGCCCTCTCAGAGGAGCACGCTCAGCTGCACAGGCGCCTGAGGGAGCTGCAGCGCCGCCACAACGAGTTCCGGCGCCTCCTGCTGGGCAGTCAGGGTGTTTTTGGCGGCGGCCCGGCGCTGCTGACCTCCTCTGCCGCCGCCGCCCCCCTCCTGCTGTCAGAGAGGCTCCCGTCCAACGATCCA GACGCCGACTTCTCCGTGCTGCGGCGCAGGCTGGAGAGCCTGGAGAGcgcccagcagcagcagctggaggagctggGATCTCTGGTGCAGAAGGAGGCGGATCCTCagcctgacctctga
- the hcfc2 gene encoding host cell factor 2 isoform X1 has product MSTRVEEPQWRKVHSVTGVIPRSRHGHRAAAIRELILVFGGGNEGIAEDLHVYNTVSKQWFLPAVRGDIPPGCAAHGLVCEGTRVLIFGGMVEYGRYTNSVYELQASRWLWKKLKPRAPRNGAAPCPRIGHSFTLVGNKCYLFGGMANDSEDPNGNVPRYLDDLYELELQTLSGARAWNIPEAKGSAPPARESHTAVAYSGLGSPKLYIFGGMQGNRLNDIWQLDLDSMVWSTPEPKGPPSLPRSLHSANVIGNKMYIFGGWVPAPESQRHTDSAVKWVCTNSLSVLNLDAMCWQNLGPEHQEDVESQLQSQGPACDDPYACRPRARAGHCSTAVGSRLYVWSGRDGYRKSWNYQVCCKDLWYLETDLPAAPEAVMLIKSTVSMLHVAWRPVAAADCYILQIRPVCQTVSSDSQGKSTDPTGPSGLSGKDGQTAGVQPVQTPSDGTTDPEDKACGQEAFQQLDIQSSVEGESAERTAGPFRAAGGQPTASEGDSRRQNQPEDQAAVADRRGRSYGLKDEAQGSPDSGEWFDVGVFKTLFSEVSRFFLPADSDAVAAVGSSRTPTSKEPLACRRPPGPQDYQGRERRELLPGQAYRFRVAGINCFGQGDFSPCSEFKTCQPGFPGAPSAVRISKASDSVQITWEAPSSPSGRILEYSMYLAVKKNRSACSERPGQMAFIRIYRGTKTSCSVNSSNLENAHIDSSASNRPAIVFRIAAKNEQGYGPATQIRWIQDPIKLRESSSAEAEQDAADSSS; this is encoded by the exons TATCAAAGCAGTGGTTCCTGCCTGCGGTGAGGGGCGACATCCCCCCCGGCTGCGCCGCCCACGGCCTGGTGTGCGAGGGGACGCGGGTGCTGATCTTCGGCGGCATGGTTGAGTACGGCCGCTACACCAACAGCGTGTACGAGCTGCAGGCCAGCCGCTGGCTGTGGAAGAAGCTGAAGCCGCGAGCTCCCAGAAACGGCGCCGCCCCGTGCCCTCGGATCGGACACAGCTTCACTCTCGTGGGGAACAAATGTTACCTGTTCGGAGGAATGGCCAACGACAGTGAAGACCCCAATGGCAATGTGCCGAG ATACTTGGATGACTTGTACGAGTTGGAGCTGCAGACGCTGTCGGGGGCGAGGGCCTGGAACATCCCTGAGGCGAAGGGCAGCGCTCCGCCAGCGCGGGAGTCCCACACGGCGGTCGCCTACAGCGGATTGGGTTCTCCGAAGCTTTACATCTTTGGAGGGATGCAGGGGAACCGGCTGAACGACATCTGGCAGCTGGATCTCG ACTCCATGGTTTGGTCGACACCTGAGCCGAAGGGCCCCCCCTCTCTACCCAGAAGTCTTCACTCTGCCAACGTCATCGGAAACAA GATGTACATTTTTGGCGGCTGGGTTCCCGCTCCAGAGTCACAGAGGCACACGGACTCGGCGGTGAAGTGGGTCTGCACAAACTCCTTGAGTGTGCTCAACCTGG ACGCCATGTGCTGGCAGAACCTCGGCCCGGAGCACCAGGAGGACGTGGAGTCCCAGCTGCAGAGTCAGGGGCCCGCCTGCGACGATCCGTACGCCTGCAGGCCCAGAGCCAGAGCTGGCCACTGCAGCACAGCCGTGGGCTCCAGGCTCTACGTCTGGAGCGGCCGCGACGGATACCGCAAGAGCTGGAACTACCAGGTCTGCTGCAAAGACCTCTGGTACCTGGAGACAG ATCTCCCGGCTGCCCCAGAGGCGGTGATGCTCATCAAATCCACCGTCAGCATGCTTCACGTGGCGTGGCGGCCCGTGGCCGCGGCGGACTGCTACATCCTTCAGATCCGACCAGTGTGTCAAACCGTCAGCAGTGATTCACAGGGAAAATCCACGGATCCAACTGGACCGTCGGGGCTGAGCGGGAAGGACGGACAGACTGCAG GCGTTCAGCCAGTCCAAACTCCAAGTGACGGAACCACCGACCCAGAAGACAAAGCTTGCGGTCAG GAGGCCTTCCAGCAGCTGGACATCCAGTCTTCTGTGGAGGGAGAGAGCGCCGAGAGGACAGCAGGTCCGTTCAGAGCCG CTGGCGGACAGCCGACGGCATCGGAGGGGGACAGCAGACGCCAGAACCAGCCAG AGGATCAGGCTGCTGTGGCTGACAGAAGAGGAAGATCGTACGGACTTAAAGATGAG GCTCAGGGGAGTCCAGACAGCGGGGAGTGGTTTGATGTTGGAGTCTTCAAaacgcttttctctgaggtCAGCCGCTTCTTTTTACCCGCCGACAGCGACGCCGTGGCAGCAGTGGGCAGCAGCAGAACCCCCACCAGCAAAGAG CCCCTTGCCTGCAGGAGGCCGCCGGGGCCTCAGGACTACCAGGGCAGAGAGCGGCGGGAGCTGCTTCCCGGTCAGGCGTACAGGTTCAGGGTGGCAGGAATCAACTGCTTCGGTCAGGGAGACTTCAGCCCCTGCAGTGAGTTCAAGACCTGCCAGCCCGGCTTCCCCGGagcgccctctgctgtcagGATCAGCAAG GCCAGCGATTCGGTCCAGATCACCTGGGAGGCTCCCTCGTCTCCGTCGGGCCGGATCCTGGAGTACTCCATGTACCTGGCGGTGAAGAAGAACCGCTCCGCCTGCTCAGAGCGGCCCGGTCAGATGGCCTTCATTCGCATTTACCGCGGCACCAAGACGTCCTGCTCGGTGAACTCCTCCAACCTGGAGAACGCACACATCGACAGCTCCGCCTCCAACAGGCCGGCCATCGTCTTCCGCATCGCCGCCAAGAACGAGCAGGGCTACGGCCCGGCGACGCAGATCCGCTGGATCCAAG ATCCCATTAAACTGCGGGAATCCAGCAGCGCCGAGGCAGAGCAGGACGCCGCCGACAG ctccagctGA
- the hcfc2 gene encoding host cell factor 2 isoform X2 gives MSTRVEEPQWRKVHSVTGVIPRSRHGHRAAAIRELILVFGGGNEGIAEDLHVYNTVSKQWFLPAVRGDIPPGCAAHGLVCEGTRVLIFGGMVEYGRYTNSVYELQASRWLWKKLKPRAPRNGAAPCPRIGHSFTLVGNKCYLFGGMANDSEDPNGNVPRYLDDLYELELQTLSGARAWNIPEAKGSAPPARESHTAVAYSGLGSPKLYIFGGMQGNRLNDIWQLDLDSMVWSTPEPKGPPSLPRSLHSANVIGNKMYIFGGWVPAPESQRHTDSAVKWVCTNSLSVLNLDAMCWQNLGPEHQEDVESQLQSQGPACDDPYACRPRARAGHCSTAVGSRLYVWSGRDGYRKSWNYQVCCKDLWYLETDLPAAPEAVMLIKSTVSMLHVAWRPVAAADCYILQIRPVCQTVSSDSQGKSTDPTGPSGLSGKDGQTAGVQPVQTPSDGTTDPEDKACGQEAFQQLDIQSSVEGESAERTAAGGQPTASEGDSRRQNQPEDQAAVADRRGRSYGLKDEAQGSPDSGEWFDVGVFKTLFSEVSRFFLPADSDAVAAVGSSRTPTSKEPLACRRPPGPQDYQGRERRELLPGQAYRFRVAGINCFGQGDFSPCSEFKTCQPGFPGAPSAVRISKASDSVQITWEAPSSPSGRILEYSMYLAVKKNRSACSERPGQMAFIRIYRGTKTSCSVNSSNLENAHIDSSASNRPAIVFRIAAKNEQGYGPATQIRWIQDPIKLRESSSAEAEQDAADSSS, from the exons TATCAAAGCAGTGGTTCCTGCCTGCGGTGAGGGGCGACATCCCCCCCGGCTGCGCCGCCCACGGCCTGGTGTGCGAGGGGACGCGGGTGCTGATCTTCGGCGGCATGGTTGAGTACGGCCGCTACACCAACAGCGTGTACGAGCTGCAGGCCAGCCGCTGGCTGTGGAAGAAGCTGAAGCCGCGAGCTCCCAGAAACGGCGCCGCCCCGTGCCCTCGGATCGGACACAGCTTCACTCTCGTGGGGAACAAATGTTACCTGTTCGGAGGAATGGCCAACGACAGTGAAGACCCCAATGGCAATGTGCCGAG ATACTTGGATGACTTGTACGAGTTGGAGCTGCAGACGCTGTCGGGGGCGAGGGCCTGGAACATCCCTGAGGCGAAGGGCAGCGCTCCGCCAGCGCGGGAGTCCCACACGGCGGTCGCCTACAGCGGATTGGGTTCTCCGAAGCTTTACATCTTTGGAGGGATGCAGGGGAACCGGCTGAACGACATCTGGCAGCTGGATCTCG ACTCCATGGTTTGGTCGACACCTGAGCCGAAGGGCCCCCCCTCTCTACCCAGAAGTCTTCACTCTGCCAACGTCATCGGAAACAA GATGTACATTTTTGGCGGCTGGGTTCCCGCTCCAGAGTCACAGAGGCACACGGACTCGGCGGTGAAGTGGGTCTGCACAAACTCCTTGAGTGTGCTCAACCTGG ACGCCATGTGCTGGCAGAACCTCGGCCCGGAGCACCAGGAGGACGTGGAGTCCCAGCTGCAGAGTCAGGGGCCCGCCTGCGACGATCCGTACGCCTGCAGGCCCAGAGCCAGAGCTGGCCACTGCAGCACAGCCGTGGGCTCCAGGCTCTACGTCTGGAGCGGCCGCGACGGATACCGCAAGAGCTGGAACTACCAGGTCTGCTGCAAAGACCTCTGGTACCTGGAGACAG ATCTCCCGGCTGCCCCAGAGGCGGTGATGCTCATCAAATCCACCGTCAGCATGCTTCACGTGGCGTGGCGGCCCGTGGCCGCGGCGGACTGCTACATCCTTCAGATCCGACCAGTGTGTCAAACCGTCAGCAGTGATTCACAGGGAAAATCCACGGATCCAACTGGACCGTCGGGGCTGAGCGGGAAGGACGGACAGACTGCAG GCGTTCAGCCAGTCCAAACTCCAAGTGACGGAACCACCGACCCAGAAGACAAAGCTTGCGGTCAG GAGGCCTTCCAGCAGCTGGACATCCAGTCTTCTGTGGAGGGAGAGAGCGCCGAGAGGACAGCAG CTGGCGGACAGCCGACGGCATCGGAGGGGGACAGCAGACGCCAGAACCAGCCAG AGGATCAGGCTGCTGTGGCTGACAGAAGAGGAAGATCGTACGGACTTAAAGATGAG GCTCAGGGGAGTCCAGACAGCGGGGAGTGGTTTGATGTTGGAGTCTTCAAaacgcttttctctgaggtCAGCCGCTTCTTTTTACCCGCCGACAGCGACGCCGTGGCAGCAGTGGGCAGCAGCAGAACCCCCACCAGCAAAGAG CCCCTTGCCTGCAGGAGGCCGCCGGGGCCTCAGGACTACCAGGGCAGAGAGCGGCGGGAGCTGCTTCCCGGTCAGGCGTACAGGTTCAGGGTGGCAGGAATCAACTGCTTCGGTCAGGGAGACTTCAGCCCCTGCAGTGAGTTCAAGACCTGCCAGCCCGGCTTCCCCGGagcgccctctgctgtcagGATCAGCAAG GCCAGCGATTCGGTCCAGATCACCTGGGAGGCTCCCTCGTCTCCGTCGGGCCGGATCCTGGAGTACTCCATGTACCTGGCGGTGAAGAAGAACCGCTCCGCCTGCTCAGAGCGGCCCGGTCAGATGGCCTTCATTCGCATTTACCGCGGCACCAAGACGTCCTGCTCGGTGAACTCCTCCAACCTGGAGAACGCACACATCGACAGCTCCGCCTCCAACAGGCCGGCCATCGTCTTCCGCATCGCCGCCAAGAACGAGCAGGGCTACGGCCCGGCGACGCAGATCCGCTGGATCCAAG ATCCCATTAAACTGCGGGAATCCAGCAGCGCCGAGGCAGAGCAGGACGCCGCCGACAG ctccagctGA
- the cep83 gene encoding centrosomal protein of 83 kDa isoform X2 produces MTSPTPGWSVPPVQGLEPGVGKHAAVLGLSVGLEGAEKELHKMLIDERMKSETHKTNYQTLKAEHTSLQDEFVRAQTELKRLLSDRQSLQEKTQLLQAELRGQLLDKSRELDQLRLKVMTPERLELLRAQVQQEMEAPVRERFNKLEEEAEKYRSEYNKLRYDYTFLQSQWEQQREEHSRVLEERRICYEAEIARLEKDREELMAQRRDSDRLQDGQRVEALLREKAQLHLRMRGLEAEVAELRALKENSGQQAESVQRIQTRQLTESQAAVKSLEAERQSLRLQLERTEGELHQSLEQSDQLTGRLHKAEREVSALSCQMESLKHSHKLEVDRVRLECARSKAELERERDTLQGQNDGLQTDVEVLKAAVSRSKEVLMEKERDAVKRVQSAREEEQRRTAALHEEKLEMENRLSALEQQRALQDASEQALREEWEERVHSAQQGEELARRELQNLRMKLQQQSLQLEEQERRRAELSDLQQQTQELLAKVGVLSDAESDLTEANRRLRESLERTREELRAARVQAERNQHDAERAEEDRRVEWLEEKHKLQEREAGLQQKYSQLKEKLQRAAVAQKKRKHQTENREKRLRDRIQLLEAKLEELELEAAAAKKRPALSEEHAQLHRRLRELQRRHNEFRRLLLGSQGVFGGGPALLTSSAAAAPLLLSERLPSNDPDADFSVLRRRLESLESAQQQQLEELGSLVQKEADPQPDL; encoded by the exons ATGACCTCCCCGACCCCTGGCTGGTCGGTTCCGCCGGTCCAGGGCCTGGAACCCGGCGTGGGGAAGCATGCGGCCGTGCTGGGGCTTTCTGTGGGGCTGGAGGGGGCGGAGAAGGAGCTGCACAAGATGCTCATCGACGAGAGGATGAAGAGCGAAACCCACAAAACCAACTACCAGACCCTGAAAGCGGAGCACACCAG CCTGCAGGATGAATTCGTGCGGGCGCAGACAGAGCTGAAGCGGCTGCTGAGCGACCGGCAGTCTCTGCAGGAGAAGACGCAGCTGCTGCAGGCGGAGCTGAGAGGACAGCTGCTGGACAAAAGCAGGGAGCTGGATCAGCTCCGGCTGAAG GTGATGACTCCCGAGAGGTTGGAGCTGCTCAGAGCTCAGGTGCAGCAGGAGATGGAGGCTCCGGTGAGGGAGAGGTTCAACAAGCTGGAGGAG gaggcggAGAAGTACAGGTCCGAGTACAACAAGCTGCGGTACGACTACACCTTCCTGCAGTCCCAGTGGGAGCAGCAGAGAGAGGAGCACAGCCGGGTGCTGGAGGAGAGGAGGATCTGCTACGAGGCAGAG ATCGCCCGTCTGGAGAAGGACAGAGAGGAGCTGATGGCTCAGCGTCGGGACTCGGACCGGCTGCAGGACGGGCAGCGAGTGGAGGCTCTGCTGAGGGAGAAAGCCCAGCTCCACCTGCGCATGAGAGGCCTGGAGGCGGAGGTGGCGGAGCTCCGAGCCCTGAAGGAGAACTCGGGCCAGCAGGCCGAGAGCGTGCAGCGGATCCAGACCAGGCAGCTCACGGAGTCCCAGGCGGCGGTGAAGTCACTGGAG gcggAGCGGCAGTCGCTGCGCCTGCAGCTGGAGCGGACGGAGGGCGAACTTCACCAGAGCCTGGAACAGAGCGACCAGCTGACCGGGCGACTGCACAAAGCCGAGCGAGAGGTCAGCGCGCTGTCCTGCCAG ATGGAGAGCCTGAAGCATTCCCACAAGCTGGAGGTGGACCGGGTCCGCCTGGAGTGTGCTCGCTCCAAGGCCGAGCTGGAGAGGGAGAGGGACACCCTGCAGGGGCAGAACGATG GTCTGCAGACAGACGTGGAGGTGCTGAAGGCCGCCGTGAGCAGAAGCAAGGAGGTCCTCATGGAAAAGGAGAGGGACGCCGTCAAGAGGGTGCAGTCTGCTCGGGAGGAGGAGCAGCGCAGAACGGCGGCGCTGCACGAGGAGAA GCTGGAGATGGAGAACCGACTGTCGGCCCTGGAACAGCAGAGGGCGCTGCAGGACGCTTCAGAGCAGGCGCTGAGGGAGGAGTGGGAGGAGCGCGTGCACAGCGCCCAGCAGGGGGAGGAGTTAGCACGGAGGGAGCTGCAGAACCTCAG gatgaagctgcagcagcagagtctgcagctggaggagcaggagaGACGGAGGGCGGAGCTATCGGACCTGCAGCAG CAGACCCAGGAGCTCCTCGCCAAAGTGGGCGTGCTCTCAGACGCCGAGAGCGACCTGACGGAGGCGAACCGCAGGTTACGGGAAAGTCTGGAGCGAACCAGGGAGGAGCTGCGGGCGGCGCGGGTCCAGGCCGAGAGGAACCAGCACGACGCAGAGAG GGCGGAGGAGGACCGGCGGGTGGAGTGGCTGGAGGAGAAGCACAAGCTGCAGGAAAGAGAGGCGGGGCTGCAGCAGAAGTACTCGCAGCTCAAGGAGAAACTGCAGAGAGCCGCTGTGGCTCAGAAGAAG AGGAAACACCAGACCGAGAACCGCGAGAAGAGGCTGAGGGACAGAATTCAGCTGCTGGAGGCCaagctggaggagctggagctggaagctgcagccgCTAAGAA GCGTCCGGCCCTCTCAGAGGAGCACGCTCAGCTGCACAGGCGCCTGAGGGAGCTGCAGCGCCGCCACAACGAGTTCCGGCGCCTCCTGCTGGGCAGTCAGGGTGTTTTTGGCGGCGGCCCGGCGCTGCTGACCTCCTCTGCCGCCGCCGCCCCCCTCCTGCTGTCAGAGAGGCTCCCGTCCAACGATCCA GACGCCGACTTCTCCGTGCTGCGGCGCAGGCTGGAGAGCCTGGAGAGcgcccagcagcagcagctggaggagctggGATCTCTGGTGCAGAAGGAGGCGGATCCTCagcctgacctctga